A window of the Parvularcula bermudensis HTCC2503 genome harbors these coding sequences:
- a CDS encoding hydrogen peroxide-inducible genes activator — protein MTDQISLRQLRYFTALSRCRNFRKAAAECGVSQPSLSQQIKNLEERLGQSLVERSSSAVILTPLGREVAAAAVELLDRVRALEALADRGPLTGVLRLGVKPTLGPYLLPQVIRHLHKSYPDLGLVVQEALPLNLERELIEGGHDLALLQLPVSSPDLSTMRLFREPVFLAVAADHPLARKKTFGPPDLQGVDVLTLSPRHHLHDQVMRLCEESGARLRRDYEGTSLDALRQMAGMGLGATFLPALYVQSEIRRDADVRILKPARRPMFRSIALAWRKGAGLDAAVNAIAEGIMLAVKEAPDLIIER, from the coding sequence ATGACCGACCAGATCAGCCTTCGGCAATTGCGCTATTTTACGGCGCTTTCGCGATGCCGTAATTTTCGCAAGGCGGCGGCCGAGTGCGGTGTGAGCCAACCTTCTCTCAGTCAACAAATCAAAAATTTGGAGGAACGGTTAGGCCAGTCGCTGGTGGAACGATCGAGTAGTGCGGTCATCTTAACCCCCCTTGGCCGAGAGGTGGCGGCGGCAGCGGTGGAGCTCCTCGACCGGGTTCGCGCGCTTGAGGCACTGGCGGATCGGGGGCCCCTGACCGGCGTTCTGCGACTTGGGGTCAAGCCAACCCTTGGGCCGTATCTGTTGCCGCAGGTCATCCGCCATCTGCATAAAAGTTATCCGGATTTGGGCTTGGTGGTTCAGGAGGCCCTGCCCTTGAACTTAGAACGTGAATTGATCGAAGGCGGACACGATCTTGCCTTGCTCCAACTTCCGGTCAGTTCACCGGACCTTTCCACCATGCGGCTATTCCGCGAACCGGTCTTTCTGGCTGTCGCGGCAGATCACCCCTTGGCGCGGAAAAAAACTTTCGGTCCACCGGATTTGCAAGGCGTGGATGTGTTGACCCTCAGTCCACGCCACCATTTGCACGACCAAGTGATGCGCCTTTGCGAGGAAAGCGGGGCCCGTCTGCGCCGTGACTATGAAGGCACAAGCCTTGATGCGCTTCGTCAAATGGCGGGGATGGGGTTGGGCGCAACCTTCCTTCCCGCCCTCTATGTCCAGTCGGAGATTCGAAGGGATGCGGATGTGCGGATCCTCAAGCCGGCGCGGCGACCGATGTTCCGTTCCATCGCGCTGGCTTGGCGGAAAGGGGCAGGGCTCGACGCAGCCGTTAACGCCATCGCAGAAGGCATAATGCTGGCCGTCAAGGAAGCTCCCGACCTGATTATCGAGCGATAA